One window of Gloeothece citriformis PCC 7424 genomic DNA carries:
- a CDS encoding ammonium transporter: MPRQIITQPKHTTRNRSSSPNNWARTPEKTSYLEPFRVIARLFSPYWLACIPLAALIVIVWHGAVAAQDTVEITVEGVSENVATVQGYLNMIWVLIAAILVIFMNAGFCMLEAGLCRQKNAVNILAKNLIVFALASIAYWIIGYSFMFGQGNPFIGGGGWFLSGSPETYGLSPFPAGLPVPVHFLFQVAFAGTAATIVSGAVAERIKFLDFLIFSLFLTGISYPITGHWAWNAGGWLYTLGFRDFAGSTVVHLVGGCAALMGAAILGPRLGKYNDGRINAIPGHNLSIATLGCLILWIGWFGFNPGSQLAVDQAVPYIAVTTNLAGAAGGISATATSWIKDGKPDLSMIINGILAGLVAVTAGCNVVSYWGATVIGLIGGIIVVYAVSFFDSIKIDDPVGALSVHLVNGAWGTLAVGIFADPNIPIAPEENAAAGLLYGNGGLIVTQIIGIVSVGLFTLILSSAAWMVLKATMGIRVTPEEEMEGLDVGEHGMEAYSGFVKEADVLGGTRPGTLSQIDMQTGSEV; this comes from the coding sequence ATGCCTAGACAAATCATCACTCAACCAAAACATACCACGAGAAATAGATCCTCATCTCCCAATAACTGGGCTAGGACTCCAGAAAAAACTTCCTACCTAGAACCCTTCAGAGTCATAGCCAGATTGTTTTCTCCCTACTGGTTAGCTTGTATTCCTTTAGCAGCACTGATTGTTATTGTTTGGCATGGTGCTGTTGCGGCGCAAGATACGGTAGAAATCACCGTCGAAGGAGTTTCTGAGAATGTCGCAACGGTTCAAGGCTACCTCAATATGATTTGGGTATTAATCGCAGCGATTTTGGTCATTTTCATGAATGCGGGTTTCTGTATGTTAGAAGCCGGTTTATGTCGCCAGAAAAACGCGGTTAATATCTTAGCGAAAAATTTAATTGTTTTTGCCCTAGCGAGTATTGCTTATTGGATTATTGGCTATTCTTTTATGTTTGGTCAAGGGAATCCTTTTATTGGGGGAGGCGGTTGGTTTTTAAGTGGGAGTCCAGAAACCTATGGATTGTCTCCTTTTCCCGCCGGGTTGCCCGTTCCCGTTCACTTCCTTTTCCAAGTGGCCTTTGCTGGAACAGCAGCTACTATTGTATCTGGAGCGGTCGCTGAACGGATTAAATTTTTAGACTTTCTCATTTTCAGTTTATTCTTAACCGGGATTTCTTATCCAATCACCGGCCATTGGGCTTGGAACGCAGGAGGGTGGCTATATACTCTAGGATTTAGAGATTTTGCCGGCTCAACAGTCGTTCACCTCGTTGGGGGTTGTGCGGCTTTAATGGGGGCGGCTATTCTCGGCCCCAGACTCGGAAAATACAATGATGGTCGTATTAATGCGATTCCCGGTCATAACCTCAGCATTGCGACGTTAGGATGTTTAATTCTCTGGATTGGCTGGTTTGGGTTTAACCCAGGTTCTCAATTAGCCGTAGATCAAGCCGTTCCCTATATTGCTGTCACCACTAACCTCGCGGGTGCTGCCGGGGGAATTTCTGCAACTGCTACCTCTTGGATTAAAGACGGAAAGCCAGACTTGAGCATGATTATTAACGGTATTCTGGCTGGATTAGTGGCAGTTACCGCCGGCTGTAACGTGGTTTCCTATTGGGGAGCTACGGTCATTGGCCTAATTGGCGGAATTATCGTCGTTTATGCGGTTTCTTTCTTTGACAGTATCAAAATTGACGATCCAGTAGGGGCGCTCTCGGTTCACTTAGTTAACGGAGCTTGGGGAACTCTGGCAGTAGGAATCTTTGCTGACCCCAATATTCCTATCGCTCCCGAAGAAAATGCCGCCGCCGGCTTGTTGTACGGTAATGGGGGGTTAATCGTTACTCAAATTATCGGAATTGTCTCTGTTGGTCTATTTACCCTCATCTTGAGCAGTGCAGCTTGGATGGTTTTAAAAGCGACTATGGGAATTCGCGTTACCCCAGAAGAAGAAATGGAAGGATTGGATGTGGGCGAACATGGGATGGAAGCTTACAGTGGCTTTGTTAAAGAGGCCGATGTCTTAGGGGGCACTCGTCCCGGAACTCTATCTCAAATAGATATGCAAACCGGTTCAGAAGTTTAA
- a CDS encoding sensor histidine kinase has protein sequence MNYLLTNQSEQDEKILVVDDSPDNLFLIQTILEEQGLNVILAQDGIAALKLVKEKSPKLILLDVMMPKMDGFEVTRQIRSNPNIPYIPILLITAYDQPSAVKGLDVGADDFIRKPVDVDELLARVRSLLRLKQSVDEREQMLRMREDFVSRLTHDLRTPLVAADRMLILMQDGLFGELSPEMKEALVTMARSNRNLLELVNNMLEVYRYEADSKIFNFTLVNLNVLVKEVIQELNPLVQEKGLVLNYEPVENLPYTVRGDRLELHRLFTNLIGNAIKFTDQGYIKIGLDSVTFPENSPYRWVVFTVEDTGIGISEQDQKWLFNRFRTGTHRRAGSGLGLHLCRQIVETHQGTIEVYSQLHQGSKFTVKLPQQN, from the coding sequence ATGAATTATTTATTGACTAATCAATCAGAACAAGATGAGAAAATTTTAGTCGTTGATGATTCCCCAGATAATTTATTTCTCATCCAAACCATCCTAGAAGAACAAGGACTCAATGTTATCTTAGCTCAAGATGGAATAGCTGCTCTAAAATTAGTAAAAGAAAAGTCGCCGAAATTAATTTTATTAGACGTAATGATGCCAAAAATGGACGGTTTTGAAGTTACTAGACAAATTCGTTCTAACCCCAATATCCCTTACATTCCCATTTTATTAATTACCGCTTACGATCAACCCAGTGCAGTTAAAGGGTTAGATGTGGGAGCAGATGATTTTATTCGCAAACCGGTTGATGTAGATGAATTATTGGCTAGAGTGCGATCGCTACTGCGTCTGAAACAGAGTGTCGATGAACGGGAGCAAATGTTGAGAATGCGGGAAGACTTTGTGTCTCGTTTAACTCATGATTTAAGAACTCCCTTAGTCGCGGCTGATCGAATGTTAATTTTAATGCAAGATGGACTGTTTGGAGAACTGTCCCCCGAAATGAAAGAAGCACTCGTTACTATGGCTCGTAGTAACCGAAATTTATTAGAATTGGTCAATAATATGTTAGAAGTCTATCGCTATGAAGCAGATAGCAAAATTTTCAATTTTACGTTAGTTAATTTAAATGTTTTAGTCAAAGAAGTTATCCAAGAATTAAATCCTTTAGTTCAAGAAAAAGGACTTGTACTTAACTATGAACCGGTAGAGAATTTGCCCTACACCGTTAGAGGCGATCGCTTAGAATTACATCGATTATTTACTAATTTAATTGGCAATGCGATTAAATTTACAGACCAAGGTTATATTAAAATAGGATTAGATAGTGTAACTTTTCCGGAAAATTCTCCTTATCGGTGGGTCGTTTTTACCGTTGAAGATACAGGGATAGGTATTTCAGAACAAGACCAAAAATGGTTGTTTAATCGGTTTCGTACCGGAACTCATCGACGGGCAGGGAGTGGGTTAGGATTGCATTTGTGCCGTCAAATCGTAGAAACTCATCAAGGAACGATTGAAGTCTATTCTCAATTACATCAAGGCAGCAAATTTACAGTTAAATTGCCTCAACAGAATTAA